The nucleotide sequence GGCAAGCAGGCCATCGCGACGCCCCACGTCGACGCCCTCGCCGCGGAGGGGCGCCTGTTCGAGCAGGTCCTGACCTCCTCGGTCTCCTCCGTGCCGGCCGTGGCGAGCCTCCTCACCGGCCGCACGCCGTTCGAACACCAGGTCTGGGACGATCACTATAGGAATCGTCTGCCGGCATCCGCGCTCACCCTGGCCGAGCGACTCAAGCAGGAGGGGTACGCCACGGCGGCTTTCGTGGCGACCTCCCGGCTCTGGGCCGGCCGAGGCCTGGATCAGGGATTCGATCTTTACCAGGACGGCTACAGGCCGCCCGCGGACGGTGTCTGGAAGCTGTCGCAACGGACCGGGTCCGCGGTGGTCGCCGGAGCCAAGAGCTGGATCGAGGGGCTCGGGGGCGGCCCCTTCTTCCTTTGGATCCATTTCATCGACCCAAGCGCTCCGACGCCCCCTCCGGAAAAAGACCAAGAGGCCGCCTGGGCGGCCTACGCCGCCCACGTCCAGGACTTCGACGCGCGGTTGGGCGAGGTCGTGGAGATCCTCGAGAAGAAGAAGCTCTGGGATTCCACCGTCGCGATCCTGACGTCGGATCATGGCCTGGGCCTGGGCGAGCATGGCGAAACGCGTTCGGGGATCTTCTTGTACGATTCAACCGTCCGCGTTCCGCTGATTGTCCGAACTCCTGCCGGCGATTTCCGGCGCGGCAGCCGATCGGCGGATCTGGCGGGGACGGTGGATGTCTTCCCGACGGTCGAGCGGCTCCTCAGCCTTGACCCGGCGCCCGGCTCCGCCGGGCGGGATCTCTTCGCCAACGCTCCCGCGGTTCCTGCCGTCTACTATTCCGCGGCGCTGCTGGGGCGGGAGGTCTTCGGATGGGCTCCCCTTGAGCTGATGGCTCGCGGCAGCCAGCGTCTGATCGCCGGCGCCGCGGACGAGTTCTACGACGTCTCCGCCGATCCGCGGCAGGAGAAGGATCTCGGCGCAGTGTTCAAGACCGGCGTCTTGGTCTTGAAAGAGGCCCGCCGCCGGATGGCGGCCGCATCGCCTTTTCCGCCGGCGCACTTTCTTGCCGGGCGCGGGCTTCCCTCCGATCTGTCTAAGCGTCTCCGGGAGAAGGGCTATGTGAATCCGACGGCCGAGCGGGCGAAAGCGCGAGCGCTTCCCGACCCTCGTCGCTTCGCCAGCTCGCTTCCGATTCTCGAAATGGCGAATCTCGCGGTCGAACTGAAGAAAGAATACGCCTTGGTCGACGAAAGGGAGCGTCTGGCCCAGACCGATCCTGAGGGACTGTTTCCCTTGCTCCACGTCGCCGGCCTCATGATGGACCTCGAGGCGGCCGAGCCCCAATCGGGCGAAGGATTCTCCGGAGCCGCGGCGCTGCTCAAGGAGGCGCAGAAGACTTTCCCGCTCGAACCGGACGTCTACCACCGTCTCGGGCACCTCGCCATCTTCCGCAAAGAGTATTCCGACGCAGAGCTTTTCATGAAGGCCGCCGCGGAGCTGTCTCCCCAATACCCGACCGAGGTTTCCTACGATCTCGCCTGCGCCTATGCCTTGCGAGGGAAGAAGGCCGCCGCCATCGAGGAGCTGCGCCACGCGATCCGCCTTGGCTTCCGAGACGCCAGCCATATCTCGGCCGATCCCGATCTGCGCGCCCTCCGCGCCGATCCATCCTACAAGCGTCTGATGGCAGAGGAGTTTCCTGCCTCGATCGGCCGCTAGACCCGGGGGAATCATCTTTACTCCGGGCCGCAGTGGCCGTATATTTATAGGCCTCGAAAGGTGAGTCCATCCGACAGAATCGTTGCCCAGCCCGGCTTCCCGGGGGCCGCGTGCCGCCTGCAGGGATGAGGACGCCGCGCCCCTTGCGGCGAGCGGGGATCCTCGCCTGCGTCGCCTTGTTGGCCGGGAGCTCCGTGACCGCTTCGCGGCAGGCCAGCCCGGATGGTTCTTTCCATACCACCCTGAAGATCCCGCCCCTGGCCATCCTGCCGAGCCCGAACCTCACCGGCATGGTCCGCCTCCAGCTCGAGGGTTTCGGCACGCTGCCTCGCCCCGGCGCTCCAGCGGTCCCGGTGCGCATCGAACGGATCGGAATCCCGGAAGAAGGCGAGCCGGCACTCAGGATCCTGCGCGTGAAGAGTCGGATGATTCCGGATCTGCGTCCCGAGCCGGTCCCCAGCGCCGCGGGATCGCAGCAGGTGGCTGAACCGCAGGCCGTCACGGCCGCAGAGCCTGCGCCGCGCCGTCCGGTCCATCGTCCCGATTCCGCCGTCTACGGGCGCGACGCGGACTATCCCTCTCAACCGCTTGCGCTGGGCGCCGTCGGATGGATGCGGGATCAGAAATACGTCGAGTTGATCGTCACGCCCGTCCAGGTGAATCCCGTGACGGGGATCGGACGGATCACCGAGGAAATCGAGATCGAAGTGAGCTTCGGAGCCGCGACCGGCTCGCGTCGATCGATCGACTCCGGCAAGGGGAGGGACCGAAAGCTCGAGGAATTCTACCGGGCGGGGCTGCTCAACTACGAGCAGGCCGTCTCCTACCGGCGACCCGCTTCCAGCGACAGCGTCCTCCCCCCGAGTCCGGAATCGACCGGCGGGCCCATCTACAACATCTCCGTCCATCAGGACGGAATCTATCGCGTCAGCTGCGCCTCCGCTCCTTCCTGCGCCGTCCCGGCCCTCTTGGGCCAGAACCCGAACACGTTCCGCCTCCGCGACAAGGGATTGGAAGTCCCCATGAGGGTGATTGGGGGAGCCGACGACTCGTTCGACCTCGGCGACGCGTTGGAGTTCTACGGTCAGGCCCAGCGCGAACCCTTCACCATCGTCAACTGCAGCGCCCCCGAAAACCCCGTGTGCGCCCCGCCGATCTATGAGTACAACGACACGACCGACGTGAACGTCTACCTTCTCGATGCCACGGCCTCGACGGCGCGCCTGCGCATGGCGACTCTCGACGGGACGCCCGGCGGGCTGACCGTCCAGCCCGATTTCGTCGATACGGCGCACGCCGAAACGAACGACGTGTTCATGCCGCTGAACGACCATGATCCCTTCTATTGGCTGCCTGTTCTCACCGCTGACGCGTCCAACTCCGCCTCCCGGGACATCAGCATCCCCCTTCCCGGAATCTCCGGATCGGCATTCACCGCCTCGGTGACCGCCAGACTTCGAGGCGTGTCGTTCAACGAGGCCGTGAATCCCGATCACCGGACGCGAATCACACTCAACGCCGTTCCCGCCACGACGACGACGCAGGACTGGGACGGGGAACTCGTCTTCGACCACGTCACCAGCGCCAGCCAATCGATCCTGACGAATCCCTCGACGCTGCATCTTGAGGTCCCGGCGGTCCCGACCGTGCCCCTCGATCAGGTCGTTGCCGATTACGTGGAGATTTCCTACCGCCGGCTGTTTCAGGCGGTTTCCGATCGGCTCGCCTTCGCCTTCCCCAATCAGGCCGCCAAATTCTCGGTGAGCGGCTTTTCCGGCGCGCCCGTCCTCGTCTACGACTTGAGCCGCGTTTTGTCCGGAACGACCGACACGGTGGAGCCGCGTCTCGTGGCGAACGGATCGATGGGGCCGGGAACGATCACCTTCCAGGTGCCGCTCGAGGGATCTCCCACCGGCGCGACGCGCCGATTCCTGGTGGTGGGGCCGGGCGGAACTCTGTCCCCGGACTCCGTCAATCTTCAGGCCCCGAACAATCTTCTCGACACCACGAATGAAGCCGACTATCTCATCGTGGCCCACCCCAGCCTGATCGACCCGGGTCCCGGCAGCGCCTACACCCAGTTCGTGAGCTACCTGCAGAACGTCCGCGGCCTCAAGACGCGGCTCGTTCTCATCGGCGAAATCTACGATGCTTTCAACAACTCGATCGAGCATCCCGAGGCCATCCGCTCCTTCCTGGCCTACGCCCACGCCAACTGGAGCGGAGCGGCGGGAACGTCGGCGCCACCTTCCTACGTGCTCTTCGTGGGCGACGCCGTCTGGGATTTCAAGAACACCTTGAGCCGCGCGGACTGGATCGATCTCGTGCCGACTCCGATCATGTTTTACAATCAGGCCGTCCTGAGGTACCACGCCGCCGACAACTGGCTGGCGTCCTTCCTGGGAGGGGATCAGACGGCGGACATCCTCTACGGCAGGATCCCGGTGCGGACCGTCGCGCAGGCGAACACCGTCTTCTCCAAGATCCTCGCCTACGCGCAATCCCCGCCGGCGGGCGCGTGGCGCTCGGACGGGTATTTCGTGGCCGACGTCGGGAACACCTCGCAGGAGACTCAGACGTTCGAGCTGCTGGCCGATGCTAACGCCGCCCATTTTGAGGCCCCGTGGACCCGGACGAAGCAGTACTACGCCGAGCCTCCCTACAACGCCCCGACGGGCGGTAACGGTCCGGTGGCGCAATTCAAAGCCGATTTCATCGATCATTGGAACACCGCCCACCCGGCCCTGGCGATGTTCATCGGCCACGGTGCCTTCGACATCCTCGGAAACGACGTCTTCTTCCGGCCGGCCGACGTCCCCTCCTTGACGAACGGCGCCTTCCAGCCCTTCTTCTACAACTCCGACTGTCTCTCTGGAGGTTTTCATGCCGTCGGGATCGATTCGATCGCCGAGGCGTTCCTGAAATCGGGGTCCGGGGGCGCCGTCGCCTACCTCGCTCCGGCGGGAATCTCCTTCACGCTCACGGGAACCGTCGTGAGCGAACAGCTCTTCGGCGATCTCTTCGCCGAACAGAAGATTCGCGAGCTGGGGACCCTGACCCATCGGGCGCGGGACGTCCTCTTTCAGCTAGGAGCGATCGTCGATATGCAGGCCTACGCCTACCTCGGGGATCCGGCGCTGTCACTCGTTCTTCCGGCGCCGGCGCCGCCTACGAGCTTCGCGGCTGCGGCGGGGAACGCGAAAGTCGATCTCTCCTGGTCCGCCAGCGCGGATCCGTCCGCCGCCGGGACGCAAATCTACAGGGCTCTGGCTCCCGATCAGCCCTATACCAAAGTGAACCCCGCTCCGGTCACCGGAACGTTCTTTTCGGACACCACCGTAGCCAACGGCACCACCTACTTCTATCGGGCGGTCTCGGTGGATTCCGGCGGATTCGAGGGCGCCGTCACCAATACGAACGCCGACTGCGGTGCCACCCCTTCGTCCGATGGCCCCGAATGTCGCCGAGCCACTCCTCAGAACCTCACCCCGCCGGTCGCGCCTCAAGGGGTGAAAGCCCGGGACATGGGAACGGGCTCGACTCTCGAAATAAGCTGGACGGGCAATCCCGAGCCCGACATCCAAAAGTATCTCGTGGCCTTCGGGACCGTGCCGGGGAGCTATCCGACCGTGCGGGACGCGGGGCTCGCCACCTCCTTCATCCTGGCGGGCCTCACGAACGGGGTGCCCTATTACGTCGTCGTGCGCGGGGTGAACACCTCCGGGATTCAGAGCGCGCCGAGCGCTGAAGTCTCCGGAGCTCCCCATGTCTTCCTGGGGATCGCTCCGCCGCGGACCATCCAGGATCTGACGATCGTGCGCAACGGCAACGATCTCGTCCTGAGCTGGGGAGCGGTGACGACCAACATCTACGGCAACCCGACCGTGGTCGACCACTACAGCGTTTACCGGGGAAACACCCCCACCTTCGTTCCTTCCGACGCGCTGAACCGGATTGCGGTCGTTCCGGCCTCCCCCAGCCCGGGCTACACGCATTCCGGCGGAGCGACGACCCCGGATGCCGGCTTCTATCTCGTCTCGGCGAGCGACAGCGACGGCTTCTCCTCGGGTCTGGGAGGCGATCTTCCGTCGGGGATTCCCAATCTCCAGGTTGCGCCCTCGCCCAATGCCGGGATGATCCGCCTGTCGTGGACCCCGGTGACGACGACCGTGACGGGGAAGCCGACAAGTATCGACCATTACACCGTCTATGGATCGAATTCCGTGCTCCCCCGGCGGTCGATCGGTCCCGCCAGCCTGCTGATCGATGGCGTGACGGGATCGTTCGTGGACGTTCCCGACCCGGCGGGGGCCCGTTACTACTACAACGTCATCGCCGTCGACCCACGTGGCAATCTCTCTCCCTTCTGACGAGGTATCGATGTCCGCGACCGACGCCGCGGCCATGGAGGTGGCCGAGCGCAAGAGCCGGGAGACGGAAGAGCTCGTCGCCCGGATCCGATCGGGCGATCTCGAAGCGTTCGAGGGGCTGATCCGTCTCCACGAGCGGCGCCTTCTCGGGATGGCCGTTCAAATGGGCCTCTCCCCGGCCGACGCCCAGGACGCCTGCCAGGAGGTTTTTCTCAGGGTCTTCCGCTATCTCGGAAGGTTCCGGGCCGGACAGAGGTTCGAGGCCTGGCTCTGGAGAATCGCCGTGAACGTCGTCTACGACTCTCTCCGAAGCCGCCGCGATCGCGGGGAAGTCCCATGGGACGGCCTCCTCCAGGAAGGACAGGCGGCGCGGGATGGCTGGGGGGGGCTGCAAGTGAGTGTCGAGAACGCCGATATCTGCGCCAAGCTGCTGGCCCGCATGGAAGTTCTCACGCAGCAGGAGCGCATGGTCTTTGTCCTCAAGGAACTACAAGATATGGATACCCCAGAAATCGCTCGGGCGATGGGGATATCCGCCATCACCGTCCGGCGCCACAA is from Candidatus Polarisedimenticolia bacterium and encodes:
- a CDS encoding RNA polymerase sigma factor is translated as MSATDAAAMEVAERKSRETEELVARIRSGDLEAFEGLIRLHERRLLGMAVQMGLSPADAQDACQEVFLRVFRYLGRFRAGQRFEAWLWRIAVNVVYDSLRSRRDRGEVPWDGLLQEGQAARDGWGGLQVSVENADICAKLLARMEVLTQQERMVFVLKELQDMDTPEIARAMGISAITVRRHKSSALQKLRKVVTQLGRVKNPEDFVGGLNIPD
- a CDS encoding sulfatase-like hydrolase/transferase; this translates as MIVSSRTGRARGFVLALWLLAGSGALPLAAPANPSSPAPRRLNLLLITAEGLRPDRLGCYGGKQAIATPHVDALAAEGRLFEQVLTSSVSSVPAVASLLTGRTPFEHQVWDDHYRNRLPASALTLAERLKQEGYATAAFVATSRLWAGRGLDQGFDLYQDGYRPPADGVWKLSQRTGSAVVAGAKSWIEGLGGGPFFLWIHFIDPSAPTPPPEKDQEAAWAAYAAHVQDFDARLGEVVEILEKKKLWDSTVAILTSDHGLGLGEHGETRSGIFLYDSTVRVPLIVRTPAGDFRRGSRSADLAGTVDVFPTVERLLSLDPAPGSAGRDLFANAPAVPAVYYSAALLGREVFGWAPLELMARGSQRLIAGAADEFYDVSADPRQEKDLGAVFKTGVLVLKEARRRMAAASPFPPAHFLAGRGLPSDLSKRLREKGYVNPTAERAKARALPDPRRFASSLPILEMANLAVELKKEYALVDERERLAQTDPEGLFPLLHVAGLMMDLEAAEPQSGEGFSGAAALLKEAQKTFPLEPDVYHRLGHLAIFRKEYSDAELFMKAAAELSPQYPTEVSYDLACAYALRGKKAAAIEELRHAIRLGFRDASHISADPDLRALRADPSYKRLMAEEFPASIGR
- a CDS encoding C25 family cysteine peptidase, which translates into the protein MTASRQASPDGSFHTTLKIPPLAILPSPNLTGMVRLQLEGFGTLPRPGAPAVPVRIERIGIPEEGEPALRILRVKSRMIPDLRPEPVPSAAGSQQVAEPQAVTAAEPAPRRPVHRPDSAVYGRDADYPSQPLALGAVGWMRDQKYVELIVTPVQVNPVTGIGRITEEIEIEVSFGAATGSRRSIDSGKGRDRKLEEFYRAGLLNYEQAVSYRRPASSDSVLPPSPESTGGPIYNISVHQDGIYRVSCASAPSCAVPALLGQNPNTFRLRDKGLEVPMRVIGGADDSFDLGDALEFYGQAQREPFTIVNCSAPENPVCAPPIYEYNDTTDVNVYLLDATASTARLRMATLDGTPGGLTVQPDFVDTAHAETNDVFMPLNDHDPFYWLPVLTADASNSASRDISIPLPGISGSAFTASVTARLRGVSFNEAVNPDHRTRITLNAVPATTTTQDWDGELVFDHVTSASQSILTNPSTLHLEVPAVPTVPLDQVVADYVEISYRRLFQAVSDRLAFAFPNQAAKFSVSGFSGAPVLVYDLSRVLSGTTDTVEPRLVANGSMGPGTITFQVPLEGSPTGATRRFLVVGPGGTLSPDSVNLQAPNNLLDTTNEADYLIVAHPSLIDPGPGSAYTQFVSYLQNVRGLKTRLVLIGEIYDAFNNSIEHPEAIRSFLAYAHANWSGAAGTSAPPSYVLFVGDAVWDFKNTLSRADWIDLVPTPIMFYNQAVLRYHAADNWLASFLGGDQTADILYGRIPVRTVAQANTVFSKILAYAQSPPAGAWRSDGYFVADVGNTSQETQTFELLADANAAHFEAPWTRTKQYYAEPPYNAPTGGNGPVAQFKADFIDHWNTAHPALAMFIGHGAFDILGNDVFFRPADVPSLTNGAFQPFFYNSDCLSGGFHAVGIDSIAEAFLKSGSGGAVAYLAPAGISFTLTGTVVSEQLFGDLFAEQKIRELGTLTHRARDVLFQLGAIVDMQAYAYLGDPALSLVLPAPAPPTSFAAAAGNAKVDLSWSASADPSAAGTQIYRALAPDQPYTKVNPAPVTGTFFSDTTVANGTTYFYRAVSVDSGGFEGAVTNTNADCGATPSSDGPECRRATPQNLTPPVAPQGVKARDMGTGSTLEISWTGNPEPDIQKYLVAFGTVPGSYPTVRDAGLATSFILAGLTNGVPYYVVVRGVNTSGIQSAPSAEVSGAPHVFLGIAPPRTIQDLTIVRNGNDLVLSWGAVTTNIYGNPTVVDHYSVYRGNTPTFVPSDALNRIAVVPASPSPGYTHSGGATTPDAGFYLVSASDSDGFSSGLGGDLPSGIPNLQVAPSPNAGMIRLSWTPVTTTVTGKPTSIDHYTVYGSNSVLPRRSIGPASLLIDGVTGSFVDVPDPAGARYYYNVIAVDPRGNLSPF